Proteins from one Plodia interpunctella isolate USDA-ARS_2022_Savannah chromosome 3, ilPloInte3.2, whole genome shotgun sequence genomic window:
- the Nsun5 gene encoding 28S rRNA (cytosine-C(5))-methyltransferase produces MFEHSVKVPRHYKVAANIFKKVSTEGGSVKTLLYDNKLKHFRTNVLYALITETIKHAADIDKIFENCSILEKETRLDPWLAKVLTAELLFGKKSLPGKSKPEQTILSYKDQFQTYTTDHQDDLKTEAIRRPRYVRINTNLLTTSDAIRAFQDEGYRFIRCTSGSYDDYLQQIQGLTEEDFTQDFHVKTVFVFAPGTKLHEHELYLENKIILQDKATAMAVHLLAAPSGSVVFDMCAAPGMKTTQLAAYMRNEGKIYASERNEKRYQTLCDFVERTGSTCVETMHKDSLEIKRGDMDDVEYILLDPSCSGSGMELCVHNYIEATRLAKLTSLQEKFLKHAMNSFPKAKRIVYSTCSLFPEENERVITNVVKTSRAKWRVQDVNELLKGKWNNFGSAMYGSMGTRCLYARPESDLTTGFFLAVLDRDEKDLEKSLRNANKDGVEDVPKGINEEDSVISEDKFKKRRNNEKQSSKFDNTKDIDGECNVINNIYDVEDGSNLPYVDDAAKKRKKNKQEQNELNENNSEEIFVKNKKKKNKDKDKSDKIKGTSSELATGDEETQRKKKKRKKYIEDKVEIDEQSDLTELVKKKKKKHDNENVVSNDDFEIKNVSAKKKKKKKNKELECE; encoded by the exons atgtttgagCATTCTGTTAAAGTACCACGACATTATAAAGTTGCAGCGAATATTTTCAAGAAAGTTTCAACTGAAGGCGGCAGTGtcaaaactttattgtacgataataaactcaaacacttc AGGACAAATGTGCTTTATGCACTTATAACAGAAACTATCAAACATGCAGCTgatatagacaaaatatttgaaaattgtagCATACTTGAGAAAGAGACTCGTTTAGACCCATGGCTGGCGAAGGTCCTCACTGCTGAATTGCTCTTTGGCAAAAAGTCTCTCCCAGGCAAAAGCAAACCTGAACAAACAATACTTTCCTACAAAGACCAATTTCAGACATATACCACTGACCATCAAGATGATTTGAAGACTGaag CAATTCGCCGACCGCGGTACGTGCGTATCAACACGAATCTCCTGACAACATCAGACGCCATTAGAGCCTTCCAAGACGAAGGTTACCGCTTCATCCGCTGCACTTCGGGCTCCTACGACGACTACCTGCAGCAGATCCAGGGTCTGACCGAGGAGGACTTCACACAGGATTTCCATGTGAAGACTGTTTTTGTGTTCGCGCCGGGAACTAAGCTACATGAGCATGAGCTGTACTTGGAGAATAAGATCATTTTGCAGGATAAG GCTACAGCCATGGCGGTACATCTACTGGCTGCTCCATCCGGCAGCGTGGTGTTTGACATGTGCGCTGCTCCTGGCATGAAGACGACGCAACTGGCAGCCTACATGAGGAACGAG GGTAAAATCTACGCGTCAGAAAGGAACGAGAAACGTTACCAAACGTTATGTGACTTCGTGGAAAGGACCGGGTCGACCTGCGTGGAGACCATGCATAAGGACTCATTGGAAATTAAGAGAGGAGACATGGATGATGTGGAGTACATTCTCTTGGATCCCAGCTGCTCGGGATCAG gtATGGAACTTTGTGTCCATAACTACATAGAAGCGACAAGGTTGGCCAAGCTGACTTCTCTGCAGGAGAAGTTTCTAAAACACGCAATGAACTCTTTTCCGAAAGCGAAAAGAATTGTCTATAGCACTTGCTCGCTCTTTCCTGAGGAAAATGAAAGAGTCATCACTAATGTGGTAAAAACTTCAAGGGCTAAATGGAGAGTGCAAGACGTTAATGAACTTTTGAAAGGAAAGTGGAATAATTTTGGTTCAGCCATGTATGGAAGCATGGGTACAAGGTGCCTCTACGCGAGACCTGAGTCTGATCTAACTACAGGCTTCTTTTTAGCAGTGTTGGATAGAGACGAGAAAGATTTGGAGAAATCTTTGAGGAATGCCAATAAAGATGGAGTTGAAGATGTACCAAAAGGTATAAATGAAGAAGATTCTGTCATTTcagaagataaatttaaaaagagaaGAAACAATGAAAAGCAGTCTTCAAAGTTCGATAATACTAAAGATATTGACGGAGAATGTAAtgtaatcaataatatttatgatgttGAAGATGGTAGTAATTTACCTTATGTTGATGATGCAGCGAAAAAGAGgaagaaaaacaaacaggAACAAAATGaacttaatgaaaataattcagaagaaatattcgttaaaaataaaaagaagaaaaacaaagATAAAGACAAATCTGATAAAATTAAAGGTACATCTAGTGAACTCGCTACTGGAGATGAGGAAACACAGaggaagaaaaagaaacgGAAGAAATATATCGAAGATAAAGTAGAAATAGATGAACAGTCAGACTTGACGGAGCTTgttaagaagaaaaagaaaaaacatgataatgaaaatgtaGTTTCCAACgatgattttgaaattaaaaatgtttcagcaaaaaagaaaaagaagaaaaaaaataaagaactgGAATGTGAATAG